In Pelmatolapia mariae isolate MD_Pm_ZW linkage group LG8, Pm_UMD_F_2, whole genome shotgun sequence, one genomic interval encodes:
- the ep300a gene encoding histone acetyltransferase p300 isoform X3: MAENVLDSGPPSAKRPKLSSPALSASASDGNDFGSLFELEHDLPDELISSNEPGLVNGGDPNQLHTTLGGGPALLGPGGGAGGAGGLGLGLGHGPGGVGGGQDAVAKHKQLSELLRAGATPSTQPGHQGAMGSPGGPAAMGQHLANMKASPGQGPQQMMGQGQHLSPQQQANMMQQQSAAGGMIRTMMGAQQKGSNGQQQPGMIGNQVINGSPRMGFGNQGMVSGSNLLAETLQQPGAGGQAGIRGQQPGAMNKMGMMGNPGGPFGGPYGSQGNQGLGGAGLGPQLQNKGSMANSMAQFNVDKKNQPMQGMGAMGTQQSQTGVGGPTGAPVGGAPGMVPGAQAGLVGPGTQVSAASAAAGAPPTADPEKRKLIQQQLVLLLHAHKCQRREQANGEVWQCNLPHCRTMKNVLNHMTHCQAGKSCQVAHCASSRQIISHWKNCTRHDCPVCLPLKNAGDKRNTQCESLLAGAATGLGSSLGTVPGSQPSAPNLNQPSQIDPSSIERAYAALGLTYQGNQIQAQTSQPNMPNQGLQGQAGVRPLNPMGVNPMGVNGGVGASPQSQQASLLQDTMMHLNMNNQGLNDAGGVGSMPTAAPPSATGMRKSWHEDITQDLRNHLVHKLVQAIFPTPDPAALKDRRMENLVAYARKVEGDMYESANSRAEYYHLLAEKIYKIQKELEEKRRTRLQKQDGPLTDPAMVRPAGPNQMNRAQGPGMNQFNQMGIQSMGQRSTPPLPLGPSGNQMGMVGPRVGQPNVNQLPAPYMSQGQFPGSGPGVGAQSGMTPPGGPGGMVQTQMGTPPPLSVASPLAQPGSAGTPSGVPPVGPMGPQSVGGGGPNSAVGAPASSMTPSNTNQQPNSNPHLGAMRGNSPSPAHSRSPTPHQTPPRLAGSQTPQPHTPNASHLVPPPAPQQNQLGQGPGSNKPLQQQHMGPAGSTTPSHPGMASSSTPHGSQLPHTPLSQKGSFPADSQAPTPASVSSLDTSSQQPASDTSATNVDTKMEVKHQDEEEESDAGSCSKGGKLGNLKMEEKPVKSELKKEECSGEGGKGVPMETSTTSQGSGVKTEDRKPEVKKEVKKEVKDEEESSEAVVSQAPVKKKIFKPEELRQALMPTLESLYRQDPESLPFRMPVDPQLLCIPDYFDIVKNPMDLSTIKRKLDTGQYQEPWQYVEDIWLMFNNAWLYNRKTSRVYKYCSKLAEVFEQEIDPVMQSLGYCCGRKLEFSPQTLCCYGKQLCTIPRDAAYFSYQNRYHYCEKCFNEIQGETVSLGDDPTQPQTSINKDQFEKKKNDTLDPELFVECMDCGRKMHQICVLHNETIWPEGFVCDGCLKKSNKTRKENKYSAKRLPQTKLGVFLEQRVNDFLKRQVHPESGEVFIRVVHVSDKVVEVKPGMKSRFVDSGEMSESFPYRTKALFAFEDIDGADVCFFGMHVQEYGSDCPQPNQRRVYISYLDSVHFFRPRCLRTAVYHEILIGYLEYVKKLGYTTGHIWACPPSEGDDYIFHCHPADQKIPKPKRLQEWYKKMLDKAVAERIVHDYKDIFKQATEDRLTSAKELPYFEGDFWPNVLEESIKELEQEEEERKREENSTSNESVDDTKGDSKNAKKKNNKKTSKNKSSLSRANKKKPGMPNVSNDLSQKLYATMEKHKEVFFVIRLIAGPMANALPPIADPDPLMACDLMDGRDAFLTLARDKHLEFSSLRRSMWSSMCMLVELHNQSQDRFVYTCNECKHHVETRFHCTVCEDYDLCITCYNTKGHEHKMEKLGLGLDDESSNQSAAATQSPGDSRRLSIQRCIQSLVHACQCRNANCSLPSCQKMKRVVQHTKGCKRKTNGGCPICKQLIALCCYHAKHCQENKCPVPFCLNIKHKLRQQQLQHRLQQAQMLRRRMASMQRVGQPAAGGAPGGNGQPSPGANNGATGPGTPTSGTQPPTPQTPTQGNMSAPSQQQGVGMGGMGTPGEQQQGGGIPPQHHLHQFPSAGGGGMMNSPQQQMVPQLQQQPPNLQQLQQQQHPGSLPPYNPRPAGVPPLHQPLGKPGMGPATPPQQQPPPNQGQGSMGVQGQQQGPPLAAVETALKIQRLAETQRQMAHAQAHMRGLGQGGMIPPHPHHQNNQAQMRMPHIGAQGMPLQAQGVDGRTMLDPQQPGTLAGMQQGGPPSQLPPQVQQQVQPGGQLQPTNQQWGAGGPTMNQQQRPNMMGHITPQQQPAVPQPQQQMLNQQQPQPGNRGLMQAIGGAGGVPASLVAGSGNLPQAALQDLLRALRSPSSVLQQQQVLNILRSNPTLMAAFIRQRAARYQGAQGGPGGAGGPPQGGPGGVRFQGVAGGLPGVGAPGANQLANMDGQQQVNVNQAGQPGMNIPQGGAGGGNMPTMAQLQQLQQRPMLPGNLQQQQQMATLQQQQQQQPQGAMQPGQQGNMANMTPQFREMFLRRLQQQQQQQMGNHGQFQQPQGLQQQQQQGQQSFMQPGQGQPGITPSSQPQPGGGVGVPQQQGPPPGGPGQLGQQSYQMSQVAAVLQHRLMQQQQQQQNQMGGLQGQDVGPSGGPGGPPLQPGQGGSGPGQQPQSGAGGGPPMPQTSQAMLAQNIQQRLLQQQQQQHLGGGSPAHHSSPMSPQQQMAQSPHHHLQGQGGLGPAGSLSSQVRSPQPSPRPQSQPPRSSPSPRMQPSSQPQPSPHRISPQTQSGSPHPGHLSQHYSNMAPPQPPQPQQQQPGSSVDPSQYSSDQNSIMSQLSGMTGMHGGQGGQSDMLGGNNNSGGSNNNNNNNQELGTNINHNLM, translated from the exons ATTTCGGATCTCTTTTTGAATTGGAGCACGACCTCCCAGATGAGCTCATCAGCTCCAATGAACCAGGTCTGGTCAATGGCGGGGACCCTAACCAGCTGCACACCACTCTAGGAGGAGGACCGGCATTGTTGGGTCCTGGAGGCGGTGCTGGAGGGGCAGGAGGATTGGGTCTTGGGCTTGGCCATGGTCCTGGGGGAGTTGGTGGAGGGCAGGATGCAGTGGCCAAGCATAAACAGCTGTCAGAGCTTTTGCGTGCGGGGGCAACACCCTCAACTCAGCCGGGGCACCAAGGAGCCATGGGTAGCCCAGGAGGCCCCGCTGCCATGGGGCAGCACTTGGCGAACATGAAGGCGTCCCCTGGTCAGGGGCCTCAGCAGATGATGGGCCAAGGACAACACCTTTCCCCTCAGCAGCAGGCCAACATGATGCAGCAGCAGAGTGCTGCAGGTGGAATGATCAGGACCATGATGGGAGCACAGCAGAAAGGCAGTAATGGACAGCAGCAGCCAGGCATGATTGGGAACCAGGTGATTAATGGCTCTCCAAGGATGGGCTTCGGCAATCAGGGGATGGTCAGTGGCAGCAACCTTTTGGCTGAGACCCTACAGCAGCCGGGAGCTGGGGGCCAGGCTGGGATAAGAGGCCAGCAGCCTGGAGCAATGAACAAG ATGGGGATGATGGGGAATCCAGGGGGGCCCTTTGGAGGCCCATATGGAAGTCAAGGGAATCAAGGTCTGGGAGGCGCAGGGCTGGGCCCTCAGCTCCAGAACAAAGGTTCCATGGCTAATAGCATGGCCCAGTTCAATGTGGACAAGAAGAACCAGCCCATGCAAGGAATGGGCGCCATG GGCACACAGCAGTCACAGACAGGTGTGGGTGGTCCCACAGGTGCACCTGTGGGAGGAGCCCCCGGGATGGTGCCGGGCGCTCAAGCAGGTCTGGTGGGTCCTGGTACCCAGGTTTCTGCAGCATCCGCTGCAGCTGGAGCACCGCCCACAGCCGACCCTGAAAAGCGcaagctaatccagcagcaaCTGGTACTCCTGCTACATGCACACAAGTGCCAGCGGCGGGAGCAGGCCAATGGTGAAGTCTGGCAGTGCAACCTGCCCCACTGCCGGACTATGAAGAATGTCCTCAACCATATGACTCACTGCCAGGCTGGGAAGTCCTGTCAGG TTGCTCACTGTGCATCATCGAGGCAGATCATCTCCCACTGGAAGAATTGCACGCGACATGACTGTCCTGTCTGCCTGCCGCTGAAGAATGCTGGGGACAAGAGGAACACGCAGTGTGAGT CTCTACTTGCAGGGGCTGCTACAGGACTAGGCAGCTCACTTGGTACAGTCCCTGGTAGCCAACCAAGTGCTCCCAATCTCAATCAGCCGAGCCAGATTGATCCCAGCTCTATAGAAAGGGCCTATGCTGCTCTGGGCCTTACCTACCAAGGGAACCAAATCCAGGCTCAGACTTCCCAGCCTAACATGCCCAACCAAGGCCTTCAAGGGCAGGCTGGTGTGAGGCCTCTGAACCCAATGG GTGTGAATCCTATGGGAGTGAATGGAGGTGTGGGTGCTTCCCCTCAGAGCCAGCAAGCTAGTCTACTGCAAGATACAATGATGCATCTTAATATGAACAACCAGGG TCTGAATGATGCTGGTGGGGTCGGTTCCATGCCTACAGCAGCCCCTCCCTCCGCCACAGGCATGAGGAAAAGCTGGCATGAGGACATCACACAGGATCTACGAAATCATTTGGTACACAAGCT agtccaggcCATCTTTCCGACTCCAGATCCCGCTGCCCTCAAGGACCGTCGAATGGAGAACCTGGTGGCTTATGCCCGAAAAGTTGAGGGTGACATGTATGAATCGGCTAACAGCAGA GCTGAGTATTATCATTTGCTGGCAGAGAAGATCTACAAGATCCAGAAGGAATtggaagagaagaggaggacCCGACTGCAGAAGCAAG ACGGTCCCCTAACTGACCCGGCAATGGTGCGACCAGCAGGACCAAATCAGATGAACAGAGCGCAAGGCCCAG GTATGAATCAGTTTAACCAAATGGGAATACAGTCTATGGGCCAGAGGTCAACACCTCCTCTACCCTTGGGACCATCTGGCAACCAG ATGGGAATGGTTGGACCCAGGGTGGGGCAACCCAATGTTAACCAGCTGCCAGCCCCGTATATGTCCCAGGGACAGTTTCCTGGCTCAGGACCTGgagttggagctcagtctgggatGACACCACCTGGGGGACCAGGAGGTATGGTGCAG ACGCAGATGGGCACTCCTCCCCCCCTCTCAGTTGCGAGTCCTCTAGCACAGCCGGGTTCAGCTGGCACTCCCAGTGGGGTCCCTCCAGTAGGGCCAATGGGGCCTCAAAGCGTGGGTGGTGGAGGTCCCAACTCAGCTGTCGGAGCCCCTGCCTCATCAATGACTCCATCTAACACAAACCAGCAACCGAACTCCAACCCTCATTTGGGGGCCATGCGCGGCAACTCACCCTCTCCTGCTCACAGCCGATCACCTACTCCCCACCAGACGCCCCCCAGGCTTGCTGGGTCGCAGACGCCACAACCACACACCCCTAATGCATCACATTTGGTGCCACCCCCAGCTCCTCAGCAGAACCAGCTTGGTCAGGGTCCTGGCTCCAACAAGCCCCTCCAGCAGCAACACATGGGGCCTGCTGGTTCAACCACTCCATCTCATCCTGGAATGGCCTCCAGTTCAACACCACATGGCAGTCAGCTGCCACATACTCCG TTATCCCAGAAAGGTTCGTTCCCAGCCGACAGTCAGGCCCCAACTCCAGCTTCTGTCAGCAGTCTAGACACCTCGTCCCAGCAACCGGCGTCAGACACTTCAGCCACCAATGTGGACACGAAGATGGAGGTCAAACAtcaggatgaggaggaggagagcgaTGCTGGGAGCTGCTCCAAAGGAGGGAAACTCGGCAACCTCAAAATGGAGGAAAAACCTGTGAAATCCGAACTTAAAAAGGAAGAGTGTTCTGGAGAAGGCGGTAAAGGAGTTCCTATGGAAACGTCGACTACATCACAGGGGTCAGGAGTAAAGACAGAAGACAGAAAACCGGAGGTGAAGAAAGAGGTGAAGAAAGAGGTGAAAGATGAAGAGGAGAGCTCGGAGGCAGTTGTGTCGCAGGCCCCAGTGAAAAAGAAGA TCTTCAAACCGGAGGAGCTTCGTCAGGCCCTGATGCCCACGCTTGAATCTCTCTACAGACAAGATCCAGAGTCTCTGCCCTTCAGAATGCCTGTTGATCCTCAACTGCTCTGCATACCT GATTACTTTGACATTGTGAAGAACCCAATGGACTTATCAACCATCAAGCGAAAGCTAGACACAG GTCAGTACCAGGAGCCCTGGCAGTACGTGGAAGACATCTGGCTGATGTTCAACAATGCCTGGCTGTACAATCGCAAAACCTCACGAGTCTACAAGTACTGCTCCAAGCTGGCCGAGGTTTTCGAACAGGAGATCGACCCTGTGATGCAGAGTCTTGGCTACTGTTGTGGGAGGAAG CTGGAGTTCTCTCCTCAGACGTTGTGCTGCTATGGAAAGCAGCTGTGCACTATCCCCCGAGACGCTGCATACTTCAGCTACCAGAACAG GTACCACTACTGTGAAAAGTGTTTCAACGAGATCCAGGGAGAGACCGTTTCCCTGGGTGACGACCCCACCCAGCCACAGAC ATCAATAAACAAGGATCAGtttgagaagaagaagaacgaCACACTGGACCCTGAGCT GTTTGTTGAATGTATGGATTGTGGTCGCAAGATGCATCAGATATGCGTCTTGCACAATGAAACGATCTGGCCAGAAGG TTTTGTATGTGATGGCTGCTTAAAGAAGTCGAATAAGACGAGGAAGGAAAACAAGTATTCTGCCAAAA GGTTGCCCCAAACGAAGTTGGGGGTTTTTCTGGAGCAAAGGGTGAACGACTTCTTAAAGCGACAGGTCCACCCAGAGTCTGGAGAGGTCTTCATTCGTGTTGTTCATGTCTCTGATAAAGTCGTGGAGGTCAAACCAGGCATGAAGTCCAG ATTTGTGGACAGCGGCGAGATGTCCGAGTCATTCCCGTACAGGACTAAAGCCCTTTTTGCATTCGAGGACATTGATGGAGCAGACGTCTGTTTCTTTGGTATGCATGTTCAGGAGTATGGATCTGACTGCCCTCAGCCCAACCAGAG GCGAGTGTACATCTCCTACCTGGATAGCGTACACTTCTTTCGCCCACGCTGTCTAAGAACAGCAGTTTACCATGAAATACTCATTGGCTACTTGGAGTACGTGAAGAAATTGGG CTACACCACCGGCCACATCTGGGCCTGCCCACCTAGCGAAGGCGACGACTACATCTTCCACTGTCACCCTGCAGATCAGAAGATCCCGAAGCCCAAACGCCTTCAGGAGTGGTACAAGAAAATGCTGGATAAAGCTGTGGCAGAACGGATAGTGCATGACTACAAG GATATATTCAAGCAGGCGACAGAGGATCGTTTGACCAGTGCCAAGGAATTGCCTTACTTTGAGGGGGACTTTTGGCCTAATGTGCTGGAGGAGAGCATCAAGGagctggagcaggaggaggaggagaggaaaaggGAGGAGAACAGCACTTCCAATGAGAGTGTTGAT GACACAAAAGGAGACAGCAAAaatgcaaagaagaagaacaacaaaaagactAGTAAGAACAAGAGCAGCCTGAGCCGAGCCAATAAGAAGAAGCCTGGGATGCCTAATGTGTCCAATGACCTATCACAGAAACTCTATGCCACtatggaaaaacacaaagag GTGTTCTTTGTGATTCGGCTGATTGCAGGCCCAATGGCAAATGCCTTGCCCCCTATTGCTGACCCAGATCCCCTGATGGCATGTGACCTCATGGATGGTCGTGATGCTTTCCTGACACTGGCCCGAGACAAGCACCTTGAATTCAGCTCGCTGAGGAGGTCCATGTGGAGCTCAATGTGCATGTTGGTGGAGTTGCACAACCAAAGCCAGGACCGCTTCGTTTACACGTGCAATGAGTGCAAACACCACGTGGAGACTCGCTTCCACTGTACTGTTTGTGAG GATTACGACCTCTGCATCACATGCTACAACACTAAGGGACATGAGCACAAGATGGAGAAGTTAGGCCTCGGCTTGGATGATGAGAGCAGCAATCAGTCTGCCGCTGCCACTCAGAGTCCCGGAGATTCCCGCCGCCTCAGCATCCAGCGCTGTATCCAGTCGCTCGTCCACGCATGCCAGTGCCGAAATGCCAATTGCTCTCTGCCGTCCTGCCAGAAGATGAAACGTGTCGTTCAGCACACAAAAGGATGCAAGAGAAAAACCAACGGTGGCTGCCCTATCTGCAAGCAGCTTATTGCATTATGTTGTTATCATGCTAAGCACTGTCAGGAAAACAAGTGCCCAGTCCCATTCTGTCTAAATATCAAGCACAAGCTtcgccagcagcagctgcagcacaggCTTCAGCAAGCTCAGATGCTGAGAAGGAGAATGGCCAGCATGCAGAGAGTGGGCCAGCCCGCTGCAGGAGGAGCACCTGGGGGAAATGGACAACCCTCTCCTGGAGCCAACAATGGAGCTACTGGTCCTGGTACCCCTACATCGGGAACGCAGCCCCCTACCCCACAGACACCTACCCAGGGTAACATGTCTGCACCTTCTCAGCAGCAGGGGGTTGGGATGGGTGGTATGGGAACTCCAGGTGAGCAACAGCAAGGTGGTGGCATTCCCCCTCAACACCATCTCCACCAGTTTCCGTCAGCAGGTGGAGGGGGGATGATGAATTCTCCTCAGCAGCAGATGGTACCTCAGCTTCAGCAGCAGCCACCAAATCTCCAgcagctccagcagcagcagcatcctgGTAGTTTGCCTCCATACAACCCCAGACCAGCTGGAGTCCCTCCTCTTCACCAACCCCTTGGGAAGCCTGGAATGGGTCCAGCAACCCCTCCTCAGCAACAACCACCACCCAATCAAGGCCAGGGGTCCATGGGTGTCCAAGGCCAGCAGCAAGGGCCACCCCTGGCTGCTGTAGAGACAGCACTAAAAATCCAGCGCCTGGCAGAGACCCAGAGACAGATGGCTCACGCCCAAGCACACATGCGTGGCTTGGGACAGGGGGGCATGATACCTCCACATCCTCACCATCAGAACAACCAGGCCCAGATGAGAATGCCCCACATTGGGGCCCAGGGCATGCCGCTCCAGGCTCAGGGAGTTGATGGAAGGACTATGTTAGATCCACAGCAACCAGGAACGCTAGCAGGGATGCAACAGGGTGGTCCTCCATCACAATTGCCGCCTCAAGTTCAGCAGCAGGTCCAGCCAGGTGGACAGCTTCAGCCAACAAACCAGCAGTGGGGTGCTGGGGGACCAACCATGAACCAACAACAACGGCCAAACATGATGGGTCATATTACACCACAGCAGCAGCCAGCAGTTCCCCAACCACAGCAACAAATGCTGAATCAGCAGCAGCCTCAACCAGGAAACCGAGGGTTGATGCAGGCAATTGGAGGAGCAGGGGGGGTACCTGCTTCATTAGTAGCTGGATCGGGGAACTTGCCCCAGGCAGCACTACAAGATCTCCTGCGAGCGCTACGCTCCCCAAGCTCAGTCTTGCAACAGCAGCAAGTCCTCAACATCCTTCGTTCCAACCCAACGCTCATGGCTGCTTTTATTCGGCAGAGAGCAGCCAGGTATCAAGGTGCTCAGGGTGGCCCTGGAGGAGCAGGCGGGCCTCCGCAAGGAGGTCCTGGAGGTGTGCGTTTCCAAGGAGTTGCTGGAGGTCTGCCTGGTGTAGGAGCGCCTGGAGCCAACCAGCTTGCCAATATGGATGGGCAACAGCAGGTTAATGTGAACCAGGCAGGCCAGCCAGGGATGAACATACCTCAGGGTGGAGCAGGGGGAGGAAATATGCCCACCATGGCTCAGCTTCAGCAGTTACAGCAGCGCCCGATGTTGCCAGGAAACttacagcaacaacagcaaatGGCCActttgcagcagcagcaacagcagcagccacaGGGAGCAATGCAACCAGGTCAGCAAGGGAACATGGCCAATATGACACCACAGTTCAGAGAGATGTTTTTGAGAAGACTgcagcaacagcaacagcaacaaaTGGGGAACCACGGCCAGTTCCAGCAGCCTCAAggactccagcagcagcagcaacaaggcCAGCAAAGCTTCATGCAGCCTGGCCAGGGACAGCCAGGGATAACCCCATCTTCTCAACCCCAACCTGGGGGTGGTGTAGGGGTTCCCCAGCAGCAAGGACCACCACCAGGTGGGCCAGGACAGCTAGGCCAGCAAAGCTACCAGATGTCACAAGTAGCTGCAGTGCTCCAGCACAGGctgatgcagcagcagcagcagcagcaaaatcaAATGGGTGGTCTTCAAGGACAAGATGTAGGCCCCAGTGGAGGTCCTGGAGGACCTCCACTCCAGCCTGGACAAGGTGGATCGGGGCCAGGGCAACAACCGCAGAGTGGTGCAGGTGGTGGCCCCCCAATGCCACAGACGTCCCAAGCCATGCTTGCCCAAAATATCCAGCAGAggctcctgcagcagcagcaacagcagcacctTGGAGGGGGTTCTCCAGCCCACCATAGCAGTCCTATGAGTCCCCAGCAGCAGATGGCCCAGTCCCCCCATCACCACCTACAGGGACAAGGAGGACTCGGTCCAGCTGGATCGCTCAGCAGTCAGGTCCGGTCCCCTCAGCCCTCACCAAGGCCACAGTCGCAGCCTCCACGCTCCAGCCCGTCCCCACGCATGCAGCCTTCCTCCCAGCCTCAGCCCTCACCTCACCGCATCTCCCCTCAGACCCAGAGTGGGTCGCCCCACCCAGGGCATCTCAGTCAACATTACTCCAACATGGCACCACCCCAACctccacaaccccagcaacagcAGCCAGGTAGTTCTGTAGATCCTAGTCAGTACAGTTCGGACCAGAACTCTATTATGTCTCAGCTGAGTGGGATGACGGGGATGCACGGTGGACAAGGGGGGCAGTCAGACATGTTGGGTGGGAACAACAACAGCGGcggcagcaacaacaacaacaacaacaaccaggAGCTGGGAACGAACATTAACCACAACCTGATGTAG